A genomic segment from Triticum dicoccoides isolate Atlit2015 ecotype Zavitan chromosome 1A, WEW_v2.0, whole genome shotgun sequence encodes:
- the LOC119364221 gene encoding chitinase 10-like has protein sequence MARLFLPPVLLAFSLAAATLILNVGVAEAFSWQRQGWRHVFRGRYGRRHRISSIVTETMFSSMFLHKDNDDCPAKGFYTYSSFVSAAEWFREFGSGAHHVDSDTRKREVAAFLAQISHETTGGWATAPDGPYSWGLCFKEEINASSNYCDADNKEWPCVPGKSYHGRGPMQLSWNYNYGPAGEALCFDGPGNPELVASDPVLAFKAALWFWMTPQEPKPSCHDVMLGRYVPTDADRQANRTAGFGLTTNIINGGLECNLPADSRVKDRIGYYRRYCEILKVDDLGDNLDCAQQLPYS, from the exons ATGGCGCGCTTGTTTCTTCCTCCCGTCCTGCTGGCCTTCTCCCTGGCCGCCGCTACCCTCATCCTGAACGTCGGCGTCGCGGAGGCATTTTCGTGGCAGCGGCAAGGGTGGCGCCACGTCTTCCGCGGCCGCTACGGCCGCCGCCACCGCATCTCGTCGATCGTGACGGAGACGATGTTCTCGAGCATGTTCCTGCACAAGGACAACGACGACTGCCCCGCCAAGGGATTCTACACCTACTCCTCCTTCGTCAGCGCAGCGGAGTGGTTCCGGGAGTTCGGCAGCGGCGCCCACCACGTCGACTCGGACACGCGCAAGCGCGAGGTCGCCGCCTTCCTGGCGCAGATCTCCCATGAGACCACCGGCGGGTGGGCGACGGCGCCCGACGGGCCGTACTCGTGGGGCCTCTGCTTCAAGGAAGAGATCAATGCGTCCAGCAACTACTGCGACGCTGACAACAAGGAGTGGCCCTGCGTCCCCGGTAAATCCTACCACGGCCGCGGACCCATGCAACTCTCCTG GAACTACAACTACGGGCCGGCGGGGGAGGCGCTGTGCTTCGACGGGCCGGGGAACCCGGAGCTCGTGGCGAGCGATCCGGTATTGGCGTTCAAGGCGGCGCTGTGGTTCTGGATGACGCCGCAGGAGCCCAAGCCGTCGTGCCACGACGTGATGCTGGGGCGGTACGTGCCCACCGACGCCGACAGGCAGGCGAACCGAACGGCGGGGTTCGGGCTCACCACCAACATCATCAACGGCGGGCTCGAGTGCAACCTCCCTGCCGATTCGAGGGTGAAGGATAGGATCGGGTACTACCGCCGGTACTGTGAGATCCTCAAGGTCGACGACCTTGGGGACAACTTGGACTGCGCTCAACAGCTGCCCTACTCGTAA